Genomic DNA from Solanum dulcamara chromosome 4, daSolDulc1.2, whole genome shotgun sequence:
TATTTACACTCTTAAATGGTCAAcccctatttttatttttttacctcaaaaaaaaaaaaatcaccctAAATGTGCCACTTTATAAGGATGAACCACTTTACTTCTACTAAAACTAAACAGAAATTTATGTGGAATTTTTATAGCCCAACAAACTTTTTCCCTTCTCTCCCATTCCAATGGTATCTTATTCCTTTTAAGCTACCCATAGCTTGCGACCCTGCTCAACCATCCTGGAAATGCCTGCTACCTCAAGTGATTGATGACGGTTTGCTTCTGGGGTATAGGTGGTGATGGTGCATATTCAAAAGGATAAATGAGGTTGGGGAGGACTGGTAAAGAAAGAAGGTAGAGGACAAGAGAAGTAGAGAAGGTTGTGAAGTATTTTGCTTGCTTTGGGAGGTCTTGTTCTCTCAAGTTGCACTAGAGGCAATGGGTGATGTTGCTTGGAAGTTGAGGTGGACTTGTTTCGAGAAATGCAGTCTCTTGGCCTCAATTTTAAAAGTTTCAGTGAATGTTGTATCCTTAGGTTCTTGTGAAGCAAGGTCTGACTAGCTGTGTAGAGGTAATGTTGCCTGTCAGAGTGAGATGCAAGTATTATTTCGAGGAATTATGTAATAGATTGGTGGTTAGCTTCTGTTGTTTGGTTCACACCAGTAGTGGGATAGACATCTAATTAGTTTCTTGCCCTTAACTCAACAAGTTGGGATAGGTTGCCTGCTGTTTCATTGCAAATCTTTTAGGAAATGAAACAACTTAAAAAGCAGTAATTTTTTTGCCTTAATGAAAGGGAATAAGGCTTATGAGACTACAGTTTGTTAGTTAAGGTTGAGATGTTATGCCAAGAGGTGTAAAAATACTATCAAAGTACAGAGTTGCCTTGTGCTGTTATGTTGGTGATTTGCTTGGTGTATGGTGTTTGTCTCCATCAGTTGCCAGTTGGTAGTGTGTATATAATGTAAATAGTGTTCTTAGTGCTGGACAGGAGGAAAGGGAGTTATAGATTCAATGTTTTTGACAATTAATTTGGTTAAACATTCATTATTAAATCATAGAAGTGATGGCTAACAAAAAGGGATAAATTTCCCAAAGGGAAATGTTAGATAAAGAGGGAAGAGAGATATTGAAGATGCAATGATATGACAAATACGAAAGCCCCCCTACTTTATGGTGTTAACCTCAATACACATGATATTTGTGGACAGATATCAAATAAGAAGTTTACTCTTCTAATGGCCCTAAGGCTGTGGTGTAGTGGTAAGAGAGCAACAAGTGATATGTGAGTTAGGCGCATGTTGTGGGTTCAAACTCTGTTATTTAGGAATTTACAGTTTCATACTTACTGGGTTCTTACCTGATTAATATGTACAGATTTCTGAGGCCATGGATGTCAGGACTAGACTTGGTCTCCTTAATGCGATGGTTGGAAAAGTGGGTAAGAGGATGAATACAATCTTGATCCCACTGGAATTGTTATGTTGTATTTCACGCACCGAGTTTTCCGACAAAAAGTCGTATATTAAGTGGCAAAAGAGACAAGTAAGTGCTGTCTTTCCCACTCAATATGATGATTCAATTTTTTCCTCCCCTCCTCTTTGTAATTGCTGTAGCGAGCTTTGCAAAGTTGTTTATTTATACAACTAAATTcatatgataatttatttaacatttcTGTTACATATTCTTTTTCTGTCAGTTCAGTTAAACATGTTGGAGGAGGGGCTCATAAATCATCCTGCTGTAGGGTTTGGGGAATCTGGGCGAAAAGCAAATGAGCTAAGGGTTCTTTTAGCTAAGATAGAGGAATCTGAGGTGTGCACTTTTGCTGTAGAGAAATTTCTACTTTATTATTAATACTTAACTCAACTATTTGTAATTCTagtttggtcatgcatccttgCAAATAGCCAAATACTGAACTTTAATATTTGAACTTTTTTGAAAATAGTGTAATTCAATAATCGGACTTAAAGTAGTGGTCTGATTGCGTCTTTCAAGAAAAAAACTGGTTTCTACTCTTTAATCTTCAACTTTCACAATTTTTTCTCAAGTTGAACTTCAGTACTCTTTTATTCAGCTTCAACTCAGAGTGTCGGACTTAGTATTTGAAGTAGTCAGTGCACATGCTTTAACATACACCGCACCTCCGACTTTGAGTAACATTATGCATTCAGTTGGTTTAGTTAGTTTCTAATCGACTTTTAGTTCACAAACAAAGAAACCAATCGAGCCGAAATGACTTTGGTTCAGTGCATTTTTAAGACTTCAGCTTTGATCAAGTTTAGGGATCTCTTTTATTTACCTATAATATAAAAGGAAGAGCCAGTAAACACGTGGCCCTATATCATCTATACAAACAACAAACCAACACATTATAATTTAACCTATCATTCTTTTCAATAAGGGAATtgcaaattgaatcatgatttaCCAATTCGCCTAAAGGCTGATGTAATGAATGTATATTTACGGTAACCCTAGTTGGATTTCATTTTCCTAATTTTATTGCCAAAATAAGTATcttaaataataaatagatgGATTGAAACTGCAAATACACTCCACTTctttcaaacaaattaaatacaTTTTTGATTTACTTGAGAGTTCTGTTttttttaagtttgatcatCATATGTCTAATTATAGAATTGCTTAGAATAAAAGTTCGAGTTACTAAGAAGGTTTTCATCTTTTATATTGGAGGTTCATTATCTATTGAGTCTCGAATGTCTGTCCCTGGTTCTCGGGGATTTCATGGTTTAAAAAAAAGTGTCTTATTTTTGGAATTGACATGTTTTATCTTCTTGGACTTCTATTTATTCTTGTCTCTGCTTTTGTACTCTCCTAAAGGACTTCgttcatataaaatctttatTGACCCATGGAAATAGTGTAATTGGCATGCTATTATTGATGTTTGTTCTTGTTTGCTTGTTTGATGCTCTTCATCATTATTTTGTGCActctcatcttcttctttttgttttcaaTCCAAGGACATTTTGATACCATATACTATGAATGCCTATGTCCTGAGAAACAATGTTACAAGAAagggtttattgtgatgctatACCAGTTGATATgccataaaatttattatttctttctttcagTCTTTTCCTCCTCCCGCAGCAGAGCTGCAAAGGACAGAATGCTTAAAATCTTTACGAGAGATCGCTTTGCCACTGGGAGAAAGGCCAGCTCGAGGTGACTTAACTGGTGAAGTATGTCACTGGGCTGATGGTTATCACCTGAATGTCAAATTATACGAGAAACTACTTCTCAGCGTTTTTGATGTTCTAGATGAGGGAAAGCTCACAGAGGTCAGTTAAAACCCACTTGAATGTCATTCTCTCTAAAATTTTGGGATTCTGTAATAGAATTTCTTGCCATTCTTGCTATGACTTACGGTGCCAGGATAAAGATGACCATCTTGTTTCTTGTACACTAGAAAGTAATACTGTTGGGATGTCACCTTTCTCTTAAAAAAAGAAGGTAATATTCTTCGGGATCATTTTGATTAACAGTCTTGGTATGTGGTGTTTATAATAGAGGGACATGATGAGTGAAGGTGTTAAAAGGGGATGAGCCATAAAATCACATGGAAGGAAATTGTCTCGAAAAACCTACAATCTCTTGGAATCCATGTAGACATAGCAAATAATAGGTCACAATAGACAAGGTTTATGTAGCAATACCTATTAGTTGGGACTATGTTTTAGTCACGTTAGTAGTACTTTAGGTCTTATGTTTTGTAGGAGTCCTTTAGTCTTGTATGAGATTTATATGCATTTCGAAAATATATAGAACTTCTAGAacttctttttaaattattgttattattattgtttttaaaaattataaataatatggGTCGAAGGAGCTTAAATGGAACGGTATGAtcagtgaggattcatatagccgaGCCCCTACTTGCTTGGGATTGAGGTCCAATTGTTTTATGGGAACACAATTACCTGTTCTATTcgtaaaatagtaaaatactGAGCACTAGTGCAATGAATGATGTTATGTGAGTACATTCCTTTGGAAATCGATTTATAGGTTTGAATGAACAACTATGAACTTCATCTTTTCCAATCAGGAAGTTGAAGAAATTTTGGAGCTTCTTAAGTCCACATGGCATATTTTGGGAATTACAGAAACCATCCACTACACTTGCTATACTTGGGTATTATTTCGACAGgtataaaatgacaaaaaaattaCTGGTTTCTATTCAGAGTTGCTTAAAACATTTACTAGCATTTGCTTGAGTACTAACCTGCTGATTGTATATCAATTGTTTGGAGTAGATTTTACTTCTTTAGCAATTATTTGAGTAGTGATGGACCACAAGCTCTTTGGAATATTGTGGCATAGCCTGCAATTATCTATTTAGagtctgtttggattgacttattttaagtgtttttttaaagtcaaaatagCTTTTATGCACTTTTGGAGTGTTTGAGTAAATTAaaaaagtgcttataagcacttGGTTTTTtgctaaaatgataaaaataagccaaaagccaatccaaacaggctcttataAAAGAAACTGACATTTCTTGAATCTAGCCTGAAGTACCAGGAAAAGCTTGTTTCGCTGATTGAGTTGCTAAAAAATTGGAAGGCTTTGTTctttttatgttacttaggtttgcTGATGTCCTCCTGTAGTACTTCTTGGCCTATGCTAACATTCAATGTCAATTTACTTTTTTGCATAAAATGAATCTGGGGGTGACCAAGAGTGGCCGTCACTTTACTTTCTCATTTGTTTGAGTGTTCTTCTTGAGTATTGAGTCGCCATTTTAGATGCTTCATCCTTATGTAAAACTAATGATGCATCAAATGTGAGGTTGTACTTGCTGTTCCCTACTTAGTACCCGATTTATACTCCGTTTGTGGTACCTGTAGGAACCTGAATCTTAATAATTTTGATAGCAATTCTACTACTCACAATTAACAAAAGGTTGTATGGAAAATACCATATGCTATGTTTTCTGATAACTCGGGTATTATGCGTTTATTAATACAGATATCGACAATCCTTGGTGAAACTTCCAAAGACGACCAAACTACCCATCATTTTGAAATAACCTTGGTTTAAGTTACTGAAGAATTTGTAGCCTGCCTACTACCTATAAGATTGTGATTAGTCACTTACAGTTGCAACTTAATCTAGCTGAATTATCTGGAATACAAAATCCTCATCCTCTCCTCTATCCACATAATTTAATTTCTTCaaatttaagtaaaaaaaattatcccaatATGCGATGGGCTGTTATGCAATTGCTTCCTTCTTCTTTATTTAACTGTTTGTAATCAAAGTCCTGACATGTTGCAACAATTTCTTCTTATTTGGTTACCCACCCTTATTTCAAATTTGGTTACTTGGTTGAAGCTGATCCCTCCATCAATTCCTCTTTGCTTATTGTTGGTGTGTGATTGTCCTATTTCGATATATGTCTCTTTTGTTGTTGCAGTTTGTCATCACGGGAGAGCAAAGGATCTTGCAATATGTCATTGAACAGTTaaagaaaataccattaaaGGAACAAAGGGGACCACAAGAGAGAATGCACTTGAAGAGTTTGCATTCTAGAGTTGAAATTGACAAGGGATTCCAAGAGTTGACTTTCTTGCAGTCTTTCCTGTTGCCAATTTCAAAATGGGCTGATAAGCAGTTGGGAGACTACCATCTCAATTATGCTGAGGTTCATGAACAATTCTGTTTTACTTTAATCAGGGGATTGCAAATCTTGTGCGCATGATAAGTCATTTGTTTTAACTTACATTTACATGTCTTTTCCTGTTTCAAATTTTTGTTTGTGGTAATGCATATACTGATCAATTTAGAGCTTGTACTGTAAATTCTATTTAGCAATTTAAAACTAAGAATCTAACTTCCAAATTTACTCTTTCCCATGAATAAAGGTTGCCGTTATTTCAAATTTTCTGCCTCTAGGATATTATTTAGTTTAAGTTACAGTACAGGAAAGCTGTGTCTAAAAACTAGTTAATGTTTTTGGCTTAGGGGTCGGCGATGATGGAAAACACTGTGGCACTTGCTATACTTGTTCGAAGGCTTCTTCTAGAAGAACCTGAAATGGTATGTCTGACTACCTACCTGTTTATGGTGAACTATTTTAAGTTTGTTCTGGGAAATCGAATCATATGCTATATCTGCTGTCTGTGAATTCACTATGAATCATAAGATTCACATATGTGGACGCTTATAAATAATAATGTTGTTTATGAATTTGTTGTTTATGCAGGCAATGGAGTCTGCAACAATATCAGATAAAGAGCAGATAGAGTTCTACGTGACATCTTCAATCAAAAATGCATTTATGAGGGTAAAGAATTGTTAAAAGGAAACTTAAATTGGTTGCTGAATATAACTATTGCTGTTGAAATCTTTCTTTATGTTGGGGAAGTGCTTGTTCAAAGAATAGTTAAATTAGTTTCTTCAGTTGGTAGAAGACCCTAATGCACTCTACAATCTGTTAGATTAATTTCTTTAGATATTAGAGGACCCTAACTATGAACTTCCGTACGCGAAGTGTGGTTCTTTAAAATCTGTTCTTTGTTCTTTTATCTTCATTTTCTATTTCTTAGCTACATATAAATGTCATGGTGAAATCCTCATTCTATACAGCCTAAGAAGCTTATCTGTTCAAAGAATATTATATGTACCACTGATGAGGTATGTTAATGGATCGGTATGACTGGTTCAAGAGGTGGATATGATTTACAGTGTCTTGCCTTCAGATCATCTATCAGTTAGTCTCTATTGTTTTGGACTAACTTTTTCCATTCTAATACCAAATGTAATAATCCAAGTCTAGAAACTAGTCTATGAACTTTCTGgttttataacttttatcaAAAGAACTTGAAGCTCAAAGTCTATCAGCTCAGCACAGCCAATTAGAGGTAGTAAGCATTTTCTCTTTCGATAGAAACTTCGGTAGCATAAACTAGTAGTGGCTTTAATATGTCTTTTGACCAGTTGAACAGTCCATCCAAATTTCTCATGTATTGCCATGCCATGTGGTTTTACTATAATGGTATACTAAAATAATCGAGAACATAATGGGATCAGAAAAGACCAAGAGCACTGCCCCAGGTCTTCTTACTTTCTATTTCACAGCTAACATGTTATGAATCTCCTGAGATTGGGTGCACTTGTGTTAAATAGGCTTCTCACAGGAAGCGACAGGGTGTTTTACatacttccccacaaaatgactGTTTTCCAGAAGTTACATCTGATTGATTTGCTTCCTATGGTTTTAACAACACAAGTAGACCAACTGTTCCCTGGATTGGTAGCCTTCTCATCTTACTATAGTGCGATGTTGATTGTTGGGAGCATCTGTTCCCTGTGCATCATAGCTAGTTTCTGAGTGCGGTTATTCAGTTTTGTGTTTCCTCTAGATTGGGCAAGAAGGGAAATTCTCTGTTTGTCATGAATAATTGCTTTGTGCAGATAATACAGGATGTTGAGGCAATATCACAAGCAACAAATGAACATCCCTTAGCATTGCTTGCGGAACACACAAGGAAACTTTTGCAAAGAGATAATACTATTTACATGCCTATCTTATCTCAACGGCATCAAAATGTTGCGGCTGTTTCTGCATCCATACTTCACAAGATTTATGGTATCAAATTGGTAAGTGATGATGAATCTATCTCCTGGAATTCTAGTTGTAGCTTGATTAATTCATGGTCATATGTTTAGTGTGGAGGTTTGAGTGAATGTCATTCGTTCAGAGACCATTCCTTGATAGTGCGGAACATCTGACCGAGGATACTATAGCTGTCTTTCCTGCTGCTGATAGTCTTGAAAATGATATAATGCAAGTGATCATATCTTCTTGTGCTGATGGAACATCAGATGCTTATTGCAGAAAGTTAAATCTGTTCAAGGTTAGGAAGCTCTTCCTGGGCTTCTTTATTTATTCTTATGATGGAGTAACTTAAGGTGACGTAATTTTGCAAAATTTATTTGGGGCAGTTCCAAGTGAAAGATTATGTAGCCAGTAAATTAAGCTTATTGGATTTATTGTCTTCTGACTTCGGCATTCTAAATGCTTTGAACATTTTTATTGTTTGGTGGCAGGATGGTTTTGTTGATAAAGTTTCCATGTGTCATGCTCAACATTTTTTGTAATGAATTTGGTGACTTTCTTAGCCTTTTATTGTTTTACGTATAGATTGAGACTGTGTCTGGGACATTGGTACTACGATGGGTGAATTCACAACTTGCAAGGATTTTGAATTGGGTTGACCGGGCTATTCAGCAGGAGGTAATAACATCGGGAGTTTCTAAATCTATTGATTGTAGTTCATTGAACAATTATATCATTTATTAACATTTCCTTAGTCATTATACATTCTTCTATTCCCTATGCCATTTCTCATttctcatttaaattttttctctctcatgtcgtctccttttttctttttttatataaataaagttAAATGGAGCATCTCCTGTTTTCAATATTCACGGTTATGATAATAAGAGTAAATTGAACTCCTCCTTCTAAGTAAAGACCAGCCTTTTAGCATATGaagttaataattttttatggttTTCCAGCGGTGGATACCGGTTTCACCTCAACAAAGGCATGGAAGTTCAATTGTTGAAGTCTACAGGATTGTGGAAGAGGTTCAGAAATCATACTCTGttctttgcatatttatttttcacaatTCTCTCTTTTTCGGAATCAGTTTATTCAGTTTCCACACCATAAGTTTATCGTGTTTCTTTGTGGAATCATTTGATATAACAGACATGGTGAATTTACAGAACCCTTTTTTTCCCAGCAACATATTGGTGTATAATTTCATGTAACATATCCACGTTTAATGCATTAGTGAGAATCTAGGATGATGTAGTATTCAGTCTTTTTATTTACCGTTGACTGCATATGCTGGTAAATCATAGATGTATCATGGAATGGATCTTCCATAGATGTAGAAAAACAAATGAAGCTTGTTAAATATAGCTTTCAAACAGAAGAGAATCCACCAGCATCTCTATATGACCAATAGAGATTGGAATTACAGTAATACGGAGGAAGAGTTATGATAATTGTGTCAGCAACAAGGAAAGTTATTTCTTTATTGATTTGTTTTATCTACAGGGGGAGAACTGGACTTTGAATTAGTAACCTATGAAAGCATAATGCTACACTAAAGAAGCCAAATCTAACTTCTAGACTTTTGTGCTTGAGAGCTAAGTTTGATCACAAACTACTGTCAGCTGCAAGATGAAGTTTGTGTGTCCTTCCAGTCCATATTATCTATAGCAGCCTAACTTCTTTCACTTTTGGTGCATGAAACTGAGAGTGAAAAATACTTAGCTTTTGGAACATATACACTTGTAGATTCACAAGCTTCTGAAGCTCCAGTTTCCTATCCGCAGGGTGGGGTGGAGGTGGGGATGGGGACAATAAAATAGAAAGAGTAAGTGAGCTTTAAAATGTGGCTCATACTATGAACATTCTGCTTTTATCAAAGTTGATTCTGATATGCTGACAGTGATTTGCAAACGCTTTTATATGATACCACATTTTGTAATGAGTTGAGCAATTTTCCCACTGCAGACGGTCGATCAGTTCTTTGCTTTGAAAGTTCCAATGAGGACAGGAGAATTGGGTAGCCTATTTCGCGGCATTGATAATGCATTTCAAGTATATGCAAAGACCATTTTAGATAAAATTGGTATATAGTTTCTTTCTGCACAATcttaaattccttttttttttctcacagTGAAGAATCCTTCATATTGAAATTGACATGCCTGTTGTTGGTTGTTGCAGTTTGTTAGCTTAATTGTCTCCTGGTTCATTTTGTATCTTGCACTATGATTTGATGAATGACATCAAAGTAATGGATGAGAGGGACTATTAGATTAGAATTTTTTATCTGCAGTATACTAAACCATTTGACAGTAGGAAGGGCAGGGTACCTCTTTACAGCATAATTTCAAACCTATCCATCCCACCGGAACTGTAAATATTCTGTCTGAGTTACTAATAATTGGAAATCctagttttattatttctttcttttcttgaaaatgaTATGGATGAATTGCTAATGTACCCATTTGACGATCCTTTAGCGCCATCCCAGTTTCCGATTGACCGAATTTAGCATATTCAATTTTCAAATAGCTTTGAAGCTTTTGCTTAGTGGCTCTCTTTTTATTGGCTATGAAAAGTTGTACTTCTCCACTCATCTTCTTGCATTTGCATATCTTGCATTTGTTTCTGCAGAACTGTTTGCTGCTAAATTTATCCTATCTCTTTCATGGTGAACTTGCTACCATTTGCATGCAGCTAATAAGGAAGATATTGTTCCACCTGTGCCTATTTTGACAAGATACTCAAGGGAACATGGAATTAAGGCATTTGTAaagaaggagttgaaggatacAAGGATACCAGATGTCTTGAAGTCTGTTGAAATTGACGTAGCGGCAACATCAACGCTTTGTGTGCAGTTGAATAGCCTTCATGTTAGTCAACTTCTACTTTCCCTCTTTATGTATGATAAGATCTCAAGCTATTAATCATTTTCTCTCGTATGTTTCACTTTCCCCTTTATCATTGAATCTAAAAGGTGTATTTCTCTGCACTGGTTTGATTGGAAAATCATGGCTCTGGCTAGTTCCATCAGCTTGAAGGTGGAGTTAGGTGCTCCACTTCATAGTATTACCTGTGAGGAGTGGTTCCTGTAGAGGGTTTATAGCATCACCTTACATCATATGTTAAATCTGAGAGGGCTGTTTGAATGGAAAAACTAatcaagaaattgaaaaagataGTAGAGAAGTTCTATAATTTTAGTTAGATATTTGCTGCTAAAGTCTTTCAAAAATCAACATTTGGCAATTACTGTATAGGCAGGCAGTTGGAATTTGGGCAGTTAGTATAATACCATTCTCActaatttcttttatataaGAACTGCTGTCTTTCAATTTAGATATCTTCTCTAACTGGTTACATTTCTAGCTTAGTTCAGTACTTCTTTCCGAAATACTTTTATTATGAGTGGATTAATTTAAACTCATCATTTGAAGAACTCTGAAAATGTGGTGTAAAACAAGTCCTGACCCTTGTAATGGAAAGAGCATCGTCTTAGTGCTATTTTTATTAACAAAACTTTACCTTATCAGAAAGAAGACTTATCATTTAAATAAAGGAATCCAAATGAAGAATTCAAAAGGAACTAGTGAATGTTGTGTCCCTCTTATGTCATGGAAAAGCCTTCTTTGGGTAATTTTTTAAGGTATAATTTAACTTGTCATCATAGTCTATATTCTGCTTGAACTTGTTAAGCTGCTACTGGCATCAGTTACGTGAAACTAGACGATTTGTTATCTATCACCCTTCTTCCCCTGCTTTGATGCGGAATATACTTAAA
This window encodes:
- the LOC129886397 gene encoding protein unc-13 homolog → MEEENSTELLQRFRRDRRILLNFILSGSLIKKVVMPPGAVSLDDVDLDQVSVDFVLNCARKGGLLELSEAIRDYHDSTLFPHMCNAGSTDEFFLATNPELSGLPPRRLPPPVPISTPSPILATLSTSESIDTEPFEELSSLSKSQSLSSTQQQELTVDDIEDFDDDDDLDEVDSRRYSRRVLNDAADLVLGLPSFATAIGDDDLRETAYEILLAAAGASGGLIVPSKDKKKEKKSRLMRKLGRSKSENVMTQSQHLSGLVSLLETMRVQMEISEAMDVRTRLGLLNAMVGKVGKRMNTILIPLELLCCISRTEFSDKKSYIKWQKRQLNMLEEGLINHPAVGFGESGRKANELRVLLAKIEESESFPPPAAELQRTECLKSLREIALPLGERPARGDLTGEVCHWADGYHLNVKLYEKLLLSVFDVLDEGKLTEEVEEILELLKSTWHILGITETIHYTCYTWVLFRQFVITGEQRILQYVIEQLKKIPLKEQRGPQERMHLKSLHSRVEIDKGFQELTFLQSFLLPISKWADKQLGDYHLNYAEGSAMMENTVALAILVRRLLLEEPEMAMESATISDKEQIEFYVTSSIKNAFMRIIQDVEAISQATNEHPLALLAEHTRKLLQRDNTIYMPILSQRHQNVAAVSASILHKIYGIKLRPFLDSAEHLTEDTIAVFPAADSLENDIMQVIISSCADGTSDAYCRKLNLFKIETVSGTLVLRWVNSQLARILNWVDRAIQQERWIPVSPQQRHGSSIVEVYRIVEETVDQFFALKVPMRTGELGSLFRGIDNAFQVYAKTILDKIANKEDIVPPVPILTRYSREHGIKAFVKKELKDTRIPDVLKSVEIDVAATSTLCVQLNSLHYAISQLNKLEDSIWARWTRKKHHDKLIKNPTEEATKGFQKKDSFDGSRKDINAAIDRMCEFTGTKIIFCDLREPFIENLYKPSVSQSRLESVMEPLDMVLNQLCDVIMEPLRDRVVTGLLQASLDGLLRVILDGGPSRVFSLGDAKLLEEDLEILKEFFISGGDGLPRGVVENQVARVRQVIKLQGYETREIIEDLRSASELEMQGGRGKLGADTKTLLRILCHRGDSEASQFVKKQFKIPKSGA